From a region of the Trichoderma atroviride chromosome 6, complete sequence genome:
- a CDS encoding uncharacterized protein (EggNog:ENOG41~TransMembrane:7 (o13-33i58-80o92-110i122-140o146-165i186-205o217-237i)), protein MVNRLIPSVGFGWTMRICAFLMLGLLVITNLTVRSRLRPQPKNYDAGALIKSFKDVPFLLTAFAGFFYSMGMFVPITFLVTYGRSVGMSPQLAGYLVSMFNGASGVGRILPGYIADKVGNFNVSLCAACLSTTLVFALWLPSHSNAATMAFASLFGFSSGTYTAISPALVAQISDIHEIGLRSGTMYAFMSVAALTGSPVGGALITAANGSYWKLQIFTGVMLATGSMFYGASRLYLAKGKLWAKV, encoded by the exons ATGGTAAATCGGCTCATTCCTAGTGTCGGTTTTGGCTGGACGATGCGAATATGTGCCTTTCTTATGCTGGGCTTGCTCGTCATAACGAACTTGACTGTTCGATCACGCCTACGTCCACAGCCAAAGAATTACGATGCTGGGGCCTTGATTAAATCATTCAAGGAtgttccttttttattaacaGCCTTTGCTGGCTTTTTCTATTCCATGGGCATGTTTGTACCCATCACCTTCCTAGTAACCTATGGGAGAAGCGTGGGTATGTCGCCACAACTTGCCGGATATCTAGTGTCCATGTTTAATGGAGCAAG CGGTGTTGGTCGCATCCTTCCAGGATACATAGCAGACAAAGTCGGAAACTTCAATGTATCGCTTTGCGCCGCCTGCTTGTCTACCACTCTGGTATTCGCTTTATGGCTTCCTAGTCATTCCAATGCAGCCACCatggcttttgcttctctgtTTGGATTCAGTAGTGGCACTTATACGGCAATAAGCCCTGCGTTGGTGGCTCAGATATCAGACATCCATGAGATTGGTCTGAGGTCAGGGACCATGTATGCCTTTATGTCAGTCGCGGCATTGACAGGAAGTCCTGTCGGAGGTGCTTTGATCACGGCTGCAAATGGGAGTTACTGGAAATTACAGATTTTCACAGGAGTCATGCTAGCCACGGGAAGTATGTTTTACGGTGCCTCACGATTGTATTTAGCGAAAGGCAAGTTATGGGCGAAAGTGTAA